The genomic window TGCCAAGCACCTCCTCCGCTCGGCCGCGCACCACCGTGACATGGTCCAGGCCCAGGAGCTCGACGACTTCCTGGAGGAAGTTCGTGCGACGGAGCAGTGGCTCAAGAAGTGTGATCTTGAGATCCGGACGGACAAGAGCCAGTGGAATGCCCGGAAGCCCTGCGCCCGAGCCGACGTCGCAGACGGTGACGCCTTCGGGAACGACCTCGGAGAGCACGGCGCAGTTCAGCAGATGGCGCTCCCACAGCCGCGGCACTTCGCGCGGACCGATCAGCCCACGCTTGACCCCCGCGTCCGCGAGCAGCTCCGCGTACCGGACGGCCTCGGGGAAGAACTCACCGAACACCGTCCGCGCCTCATCGGGTGCCTGGGGAAGCTCTGCTGCCTCCGTCACCGGGAACCGTCCTTCCATACCGCTACCGCACTGGTGGCTGACTATCAGGCTGACAAAGTTCGGCCCCGCCTGCGAACAGACGGGGCCGACGGAACGATGAGGGTCAGGCAGGGAGGACGACGACGAAGCGCTGCGGCTCCTCGCCCTCGGACTCACTGCGCAGACCGGCGGCGGCGACCGCGTCGTGTACGACCTTGCGCTCGAACGGGGTCATCGGCTTCAGCTTCACCGGCTCGCCGGAGTTCTTGACCTCGTCCGCGGCCTTGGCCCCGAGCTCAGCGAGCTCGGCACGCTTCTTGGCGCGGAAGCCCGCGATGTCCAGCATGAGCCGGCTGCGATCCCCGGTCTCCCGGTGCACCGCGAGACGCGTCAGCTCCTGGAGCGCCTCCAACACCTCGCCGTCCCGGCCCACGAGCTTCTGCAGATCCCGGCCGCTCGTGTCGCTGATGATCGAAACCGCAGCCCGGTCAGCCTCGACGTCCATGTCGATGTCGCCGTCGAGATCGGCGATGTCGAGCAGACCCTCGAGGTAGTCAGCGGCGATCTCTCCCTCCTGCTCGAGGCGGGTCAGGGTGTCGCTACCCTCGGCGGCGGCGGAGGTGGTGCCTTCCGTCACGGATGGACTCCTTCTTACTTCTTGGACGACGGGTGCTTGGGCCGCTGCTGGCCCTTGCGCTGTCCGGACTTGGCTTGGCGCGCGGAACCCGGAGCGGTCTTGGCCGCGGGCTTCGGCTTGGCGTCCTGCGGCTCGCTCTGCTTCTCCAGCGACGTCTTGGACGTGGATTCCTGCTGTGCGCTTCCGGCCTGAGCGGTACCGGACTGGCGCTGGGCCTTGGTCTGCCGCTTGGGCTGACGGCGCCCGGCGGCTCCGCCCTCGGTCTCCACGGCGAGGGTGTCGCCCTTCACCACAGTGCCGTCGGCCTGGGCGGCGAAGCCCGCCTTGGACAGGCCCGAGATGAACCGGCGCTCGTTCTCGTTGCGGTCGGC from Streptomyces formicae includes these protein-coding regions:
- a CDS encoding protein jag, yielding MTEGTTSAAAEGSDTLTRLEQEGEIAADYLEGLLDIADLDGDIDMDVEADRAAVSIISDTSGRDLQKLVGRDGEVLEALQELTRLAVHRETGDRSRLMLDIAGFRAKKRAELAELGAKAADEVKNSGEPVKLKPMTPFERKVVHDAVAAAGLRSESEGEEPQRFVVVLPA
- the rsmG gene encoding 16S rRNA (guanine(527)-N(7))-methyltransferase RsmG, encoding MTEAAELPQAPDEARTVFGEFFPEAVRYAELLADAGVKRGLIGPREVPRLWERHLLNCAVLSEVVPEGVTVCDVGSGAGLPGIPLALVRPDLKITLLEPLLRRTNFLQEVVELLGLDHVTVVRGRAEEVLGTLPPVHVVTARAVAPLDRLAGWGVPLLRPYGEMLALKGDTAEEEINGARAALSKLGVVETSVLHVGEGIVDPLSTVVRVEVGESPGGVRFAAKRAKAARTGRTRRRR